Proteins encoded by one window of Lycium barbarum isolate Lr01 chromosome 11, ASM1917538v2, whole genome shotgun sequence:
- the LOC132620190 gene encoding putative serine/threonine-protein kinase-like protein CCR3 — MATPISPNVSFEFIAGGLDGFTAVLSGGSSLLFWDSSFVPKRLYFSYSTLLTNVTMGDAQICAITNSTHNATCWRGDTSQQPNGSSQFISMSSGSKFSCGVLESSYKVVCWGNSDIASTIQSGFGNETMVNIYAGGRHACGVNTNGFLICKGDNNNGQLNVPSNLFNEYIGIAMGMNHTCGIHRMDHTVVCWGGNGAFSSNVIESIAFETVAAGSNFTCGLTTRDLSVVCWGPGWTSNMYPQGAALPLPTILPGSCGQSNCPCGIYPGSQYLCSGNGEICTPC, encoded by the coding sequence ATGGCCACACCTATTTCACCAAACGTTTCCTTCGAATTCATCGCTGGTGGCCTCGACGGCTTCACTGCTGTCCTCTCCGGTGGATCTTCGCTCCTCTTCTGGGATAGCAGTTTCGTCCCCAAACGGCTGTATTTCAGTTACTCAACCTTGTTAACAAACGTTACTATGGGTGATGCTCAAATTTGCGCCATAACGAACAGTACCCATAATGCTACCTGCTGGAGAGGCGATACGAGTCAACAACCGAATGGGTCATCACAATTCATATCAATGTCATCTGGTTCTAAATTTTCTTGCGGAGTTTTGGAAAGTTCATACAAGGTTGTCTGTTGGGGAAACAGTGATATCGCTTCAACTATCCAATCAGGATTTGGTAATGAAACGATGGTGAACATATATGCAGGCGGAAGGCATGCTTGTGGGGTGAACACTAACGGGTTCTTAATTTGCAAAGGTGATAACAACAACGGTCAATTGAATGTTCCTTCTAATTTGTTTAACGAGTATATTGGAATAGCTATGGGAATGAATCATACTTGTGGAATTCATAGAATGGATCATACAGTTGTTTGTTGGGGTGGAAATGGTGCATTTTCAAGTAATGTTATAGAAAGTATTGCTTTTGAAACAGTCGCAGCTGGGTCAAATTTTACGTGTGGATTGACGACAAGAGATTTGTCAGTGGTCTGTTGGGGGCCAGGTTGGACTAGTAATATGTATCCTCAAGGGGCTGCCCTTCCTTTACCAACCATTCTTCCAGGTTCATGTGGACAAAGTAATTGTCCTTGTGGTATATATCCGGGGTCTCAATATCTCTGTTCTGGCAATGGTGAAATTTGTACGCCTTGTTGA